A single genomic interval of Roseofilum casamattae BLCC-M143 harbors:
- a CDS encoding type II toxin-antitoxin system CcdA family antitoxin, whose translation MNDRTISSERKLEKVQISISLDPDLVEQIQHLTNDPSKIVETAIRQWLKGTDRRDDELTRTPIKNPPLPPRGEWND comes from the coding sequence ATGAACGATCGAACTATTTCTTCCGAACGGAAACTCGAAAAAGTACAAATTTCCATTAGTCTAGATCCTGACTTGGTCGAACAAATTCAGCATCTAACTAACGATCCCTCCAAAATTGTGGAAACAGCCATCCGCCAGTGGCTTAAAGGAACCGATCGCCGAGACGACGAACTCACTCGGACTCCGATCAAAAACCCTCCCCTTCCTCCACGGGGAGAATGGAATGACTAA